The Caulobacter sp. FWC26 genome contains a region encoding:
- a CDS encoding dipeptide epimerase, whose amino-acid sequence MRLTARSRVHELIEPFVIARKAYTEAVVVEVEIEADGAVGRGEAAGVDYRGDTPDRMLEQLSDLREHLDRGEVLDRVGLTALLPPGGARNAVDCALWDLEAKRSGVSAAVRAGLAPLRSIETFVTLGMDSPAAMGAKAGRWAERYGALKVKLGDRHDMARLEAIRAAAPRARLIADANQGWTLAQLNDRAPRMAALGVELLEQPLPVGRDDELFDYRGVVPLCADESFDDRADLDRVVGRYAFCNIKLDKAGGLTEALALAEAARGRGLRLMVGCMEGTSLGIAPALLLAQGCEIIDLDCPMQLVRDVDGGFGYQDGWLRPNGPDLWG is encoded by the coding sequence ATGCGGCTGACCGCGCGGTCGCGGGTTCACGAGCTCATCGAACCCTTCGTCATCGCCCGCAAGGCCTATACCGAGGCCGTGGTCGTCGAGGTCGAGATCGAGGCGGACGGCGCGGTCGGGCGCGGCGAGGCGGCGGGCGTCGACTATCGCGGCGACACGCCGGACCGCATGCTGGAGCAGCTCAGCGACCTTCGTGAGCACCTGGATCGTGGCGAGGTGCTGGACCGCGTGGGCCTTACGGCCCTGCTGCCGCCTGGCGGCGCGCGGAACGCCGTGGACTGCGCCCTTTGGGACCTGGAAGCCAAGCGGTCGGGCGTGTCGGCGGCGGTCCGTGCGGGCCTGGCGCCGCTGCGCTCGATCGAGACCTTCGTCACCCTGGGCATGGACTCGCCTGCGGCGATGGGCGCCAAGGCCGGTCGGTGGGCCGAGCGCTACGGGGCGTTGAAGGTCAAGCTGGGCGACCGCCACGACATGGCGCGTCTGGAGGCGATCCGCGCGGCCGCGCCGCGCGCGCGCCTGATCGCCGACGCCAACCAGGGCTGGACCCTGGCGCAGTTGAACGATCGCGCGCCGCGCATGGCGGCGCTTGGGGTGGAGCTGCTGGAGCAGCCGCTGCCAGTCGGGCGCGACGACGAGCTCTTCGACTATCGTGGGGTCGTGCCGCTGTGCGCGGACGAGTCGTTTGATGACCGCGCGGATCTCGACCGGGTGGTGGGGCGCTACGCGTTCTGCAACATCAAGCTCGACAAGGCCGGCGGGCTGACCGAGGCGCTGGCCTTGGCCGAGGCGGCGCGCGGGCGGGGATTGCGGCTGATGGTCGGCTGCATGGAGGGCACGTCGCTGGGGATCGCGCCAGCGCTGCTGCTGGCCCAGGGTTGCGAGATTATCGACCTGGATTGCCCGATGCAGCTGGTTCGTGATGTCGACGGCGGCTTCGGCTACCAGGACGGCTGGCTGAGGCCGAACGGTCCCGATCTCTGGGGATAG
- a CDS encoding Lrp/AsnC ligand binding domain-containing protein, translating into MSLQRIHTGPGFLGVEADAGRGEAWPRAHVMLRVARRDMARTELALSQIDGVTALHQISGDYDLVAVVEASQAERLDALIARIEGLSGVSASVASRLLPSARLSASRSFAA; encoded by the coding sequence GTGAGCCTCCAGCGGATCCATACTGGGCCCGGATTTCTGGGCGTCGAGGCCGACGCGGGGCGTGGCGAGGCGTGGCCGCGCGCTCATGTCATGCTGCGGGTGGCGCGGCGCGACATGGCGCGAACCGAGCTTGCGCTCTCCCAGATCGACGGCGTCACCGCCCTGCATCAGATTTCGGGTGACTATGATCTGGTTGCGGTGGTCGAGGCCTCGCAAGCTGAGCGGCTGGACGCGCTGATCGCCAGAATCGAGGGGCTCAGCGGCGTCAGCGCCTCCGTGGCCTCGCGCCTGCTGCCCTCCGCCCGCCTTTCCGCCAGCCGGTCGTTCGCGGCCTGA
- a CDS encoding lipase family protein has protein sequence MKRRLLGMTMALAVISPSIAWADPSDGRVSSFYTWANPLPARAGALLRAEPLEPALILPGAGSGQRILYSSTDGLDGKTALAVSGALFLPEGQPPEGGWPVVAWAHGTVGVADICAPSWAGRSWRDVSYLSAWLRQGFAVVATDYQGLGTPGPHPYLATRPEAYSVLDAARAVVRERRELANKIVLVGQSQGGGAVIAAAGLAPEYAPDLNVVATVATGAAAVYPRAPQASGASSAEVDATSAYALYLALSFMAADRSVPADQLLSSKALPLLALANSRCMDALGGDVLSAGLNWGNVLAPTALGMLAQRMDLVAFPRYAIPTPIFMGTGELDIDVEPARQGELAAQLCKAGSRVEHRVYEGLDHSGAVNASLAHSIPFVRRMIVGGAPAAACGQDS, from the coding sequence GTGAAACGACGTCTTTTAGGGATGACCATGGCGCTGGCCGTCATCAGCCCGTCGATCGCGTGGGCCGATCCCAGCGATGGCCGGGTGTCGTCATTCTATACGTGGGCGAATCCTCTCCCCGCCCGCGCCGGCGCGCTGTTGCGCGCCGAGCCGCTGGAGCCCGCGCTGATCTTGCCAGGCGCGGGCTCTGGCCAACGCATTCTCTACAGTTCGACCGACGGCTTGGACGGCAAGACTGCCTTGGCCGTATCGGGGGCCCTGTTCCTGCCGGAAGGCCAACCACCCGAAGGCGGCTGGCCGGTCGTCGCCTGGGCGCACGGCACCGTTGGCGTCGCCGATATCTGCGCGCCGTCCTGGGCGGGACGGTCCTGGCGCGACGTCAGCTACCTCTCCGCCTGGCTGCGACAGGGCTTCGCAGTGGTCGCCACTGACTATCAGGGCCTGGGCACGCCAGGACCCCACCCCTACCTCGCTACGCGCCCCGAGGCCTATTCGGTTCTGGACGCGGCTCGGGCCGTCGTTCGAGAGCGTCGCGAGCTGGCGAACAAGATCGTTCTGGTGGGGCAGTCGCAAGGCGGCGGCGCGGTGATCGCTGCGGCGGGCCTGGCGCCTGAATATGCGCCGGATCTCAATGTGGTCGCGACGGTGGCCACCGGCGCGGCCGCCGTCTATCCGCGCGCGCCCCAGGCTTCCGGCGCGAGCTCGGCCGAGGTGGACGCCACCTCCGCCTACGCCCTTTACCTGGCGCTGTCGTTCATGGCCGCCGACCGGTCGGTTCCGGCCGACCAACTGCTCAGTTCCAAGGCGCTGCCGCTGCTGGCCCTGGCCAACAGCCGCTGCATGGACGCGCTAGGCGGCGATGTGCTGAGCGCGGGGCTCAACTGGGGCAATGTCCTGGCCCCGACGGCGCTGGGGATGCTCGCCCAGCGAATGGACCTTGTCGCGTTCCCGCGTTACGCCATTCCCACCCCGATCTTCATGGGTACGGGCGAGCTCGATATCGATGTCGAGCCCGCCCGCCAGGGCGAGCTCGCGGCGCAGCTCTGCAAGGCCGGCTCGCGCGTCGAGCACCGCGTCTACGAGGGACTCGATCACAGCGGCGCCGTGAACGCCTCGCTCGCCCACTCCATTCCCTTCGTGCGACGGATGATCGTCGGCGGCGCGCCTGCCGCCGCCTGTGGGCAGGACAGCTGA
- a CDS encoding DUF1611 domain-containing protein has protein sequence MDFPYPCLMFLADVDRVSAKTALGVAYWRPDACVGQLRLEGCEVDLGLADMTPGAAKAAGARSLLIGVANAGGFIPPHWEAVLIEALDAGLDLVSGLHTRLASLPRVREAAERLGRRLFEAREPDPRFIVVGEGVKREGQRLLTVGTDCAVGKMYAALAVTRELKARGVSADFRATGQTGIFIAGSGAPIDAIVSDFVAGAAEVLSPAAPEDHWDIIEGQGSLFHPAYAGVSLGLLHGSQPDALIVCHDATRAAIDGLESFPTPSLAEAIDLNLRHARLTNPAARVVGVCVNTSRLSPEVAADYLRDVAAELGIPCCDPVRTGVAAIVDVLTPQTARRGAA, from the coding sequence GTGGATTTTCCCTATCCGTGCCTGATGTTCCTCGCCGACGTCGATCGCGTCAGCGCCAAGACCGCTTTGGGCGTAGCCTATTGGCGGCCCGACGCCTGTGTCGGCCAGCTTCGGCTGGAGGGGTGCGAGGTCGATCTGGGCCTGGCCGACATGACGCCCGGTGCGGCCAAGGCCGCCGGCGCGCGCTCGCTGCTTATCGGCGTGGCCAATGCGGGCGGCTTCATTCCGCCGCACTGGGAAGCCGTCCTGATCGAGGCGCTGGACGCTGGCCTGGACCTGGTTTCGGGACTTCACACGCGCCTGGCCAGCCTGCCCCGCGTGCGCGAGGCCGCCGAGCGTCTGGGGCGACGGCTGTTCGAAGCGCGCGAGCCTGATCCGCGCTTCATCGTGGTGGGCGAGGGCGTCAAGCGCGAGGGCCAGCGCCTGCTGACGGTCGGCACCGACTGCGCCGTCGGCAAGATGTACGCGGCCCTTGCCGTCACCCGGGAACTCAAGGCGCGGGGCGTCAGCGCCGATTTCCGCGCCACCGGCCAGACCGGGATCTTCATCGCCGGCTCGGGCGCGCCGATCGACGCCATCGTCTCCGACTTCGTGGCCGGCGCGGCCGAGGTCCTCAGTCCGGCGGCTCCAGAGGATCATTGGGATATCATCGAGGGGCAGGGCTCGCTGTTCCATCCCGCCTATGCGGGGGTGTCACTGGGCCTGCTGCACGGCAGCCAGCCGGACGCCCTGATCGTCTGTCATGACGCCACCCGGGCGGCCATCGACGGGCTGGAGTCATTTCCGACCCCCAGCCTGGCTGAAGCGATCGATCTCAACCTGCGTCACGCCCGGCTGACCAATCCGGCGGCGCGGGTCGTTGGCGTCTGCGTCAACACCTCGCGTCTGTCGCCCGAGGTCGCCGCCGACTATCTGCGCGATGTCGCCGCCGAGCTGGGGATTCCGTGCTGCGATCCGGTGCGCACCGGCGTGGCGGCGATCGTCGATGTCCTGACGCCGCAAACGGCGCGGAGAGGCGCGGCCTGA
- a CDS encoding cyanophycinase, producing the protein MVRFAAAVAMAALLVGVSSASAATPAGPDAVGPGYEYYRIGDVNAPTPGKTGPLLGLFGGGDWPIDAFRIFVKQSGGGHIVVLRARGGRELQDEIYNDVGGVVSVETLVIHDEDAGEDPKLLAIIARADGIFFGGGDQSNYVRAWKGTALNKALDAHVKAGKPIGGTSAGLAVLGGYVYGCLDSISLTSPDALKNPTGPSVTLVRDFLHLPYLSKVITDTHFDKRDRQGRLVTFVGRLIQEENDTAITGLGVDEAGAMLIDGQGIGRYYGPGHAWLVRPLKKPATIIAGQPLTYGPFPIVGLGPDSTLDFKTFQVTKPDFTITARVDKGTLIRSDR; encoded by the coding sequence ATGGTTCGATTTGCGGCGGCGGTGGCCATGGCGGCGTTGCTGGTGGGCGTCTCCAGTGCGAGCGCGGCCACGCCTGCGGGACCGGACGCCGTCGGACCGGGCTACGAGTACTACCGCATCGGCGACGTGAACGCCCCGACGCCCGGCAAGACGGGCCCGCTGCTGGGCCTGTTCGGCGGCGGGGACTGGCCGATTGACGCCTTCCGGATCTTCGTCAAGCAGTCAGGCGGCGGCCACATCGTCGTGCTGCGCGCGCGCGGCGGCCGCGAACTGCAGGACGAGATCTACAACGACGTGGGCGGCGTGGTGTCTGTCGAGACCCTGGTGATCCACGACGAGGACGCCGGCGAGGATCCGAAGCTGCTGGCGATCATTGCTCGGGCCGACGGCATCTTCTTTGGCGGCGGCGACCAGAGCAACTATGTCCGCGCCTGGAAGGGCACGGCCCTGAACAAGGCCCTGGACGCCCACGTCAAGGCCGGCAAGCCGATCGGCGGCACCAGCGCGGGGTTGGCGGTGCTGGGCGGCTATGTCTACGGATGTCTGGACTCGATCAGCCTGACCTCGCCGGACGCCTTGAAGAATCCGACTGGCCCCAGCGTCACGCTGGTGCGCGATTTCCTGCACCTGCCGTACCTGTCCAAGGTCATCACGGACACCCACTTCGACAAGCGCGACCGTCAGGGGCGGCTTGTCACCTTCGTCGGACGACTGATCCAGGAAGAGAACGACACCGCCATCACCGGTCTGGGCGTGGACGAGGCCGGCGCGATGTTGATCGATGGGCAGGGGATCGGTCGCTACTACGGCCCCGGTCATGCCTGGCTGGTGCGGCCGCTGAAGAAGCCCGCGACCATCATCGCCGGCCAGCCTCTGACCTATGGGCCGTTCCCGATCGTCGGACTGGGACCGGACAGCACGCTCGATTTCAAGACCTTCCAGGTCACCAAGCCCGACTTCACGATCACCGCGCGGGTGGACAAGGGAACCCTGATCCGCAGTGATCGATAG
- a CDS encoding TonB-dependent siderophore receptor, giving the protein MKTHLLRASALAGVAGLMIVGQAGAQTTATTGDDTVEALVITGSRIPRIATEGPAPVTVITSDSIKAAGFNSVPDVMRALTQNGGETQTQQSSSGMDWTPGAQQVDLRGLGPNHTLVLVNGRRIADFPLPYNGKSAFTDTSSIPLGMIDRIEVLSGSASAVYGSDAISGVVNFNLKKKVDGTTVDVTLGGYERGGGASQRVNVSSGYSKGDFDLVIGGEFVNQRPIWAYDRDIQDSTKDSPSRRTAIARRDFLRMDPSEEVYVDPGANTCKALSKLNGGSVEYASRPGWGAYDPALDDYGPGYYCGSFSSIGYGTIVSERKSANVVASLNYAPRDTLAFFADISAGYSRTRQFQDVLNWEYQDANGSEDGIFYNQFSGGLDLWHRNFTPEEMGGLNKGFIKNVSRTFSITPGVKGALGGGWDYEAFYNFSQYKSSISWPKVVTSKATAFFLGPQRGVDADSGYAIFNANPTRLYTPLTPSEFESITARTTYRPIARQQGVSFQVNKADLFRLPAGPVGFAAVAEYGHQSYRLGLDPLATVNYYYGLRDADGSGSRDRWGVGYEFRVPLLRSLELSTAGRYDGYKYGGNTIDKFTYNGGLEWRPLKTVLLRAAYGTGFRAPDLHYVFAKEGISHPSGTDYYRCRIEEPGEDIGDCSYADEGLVKVRLGNAKLKPETSKSLNYGAVWSPVRNFDISVDYFRVELDNAVLDMSLDSVLRQEADCRIGKTSAGTPVSAASPTCVDALARVKRNPLTATINPGAISTVTINPINVATERTTGVDVAAHYRWPTSSFGTFNFSLAHTWVHNHTSRQYPGDPIKNQLAFDSGYVIPRTKSSAAINWTLDDLSIGLHGQRLDRIANYNEDGWTKATYLVNATVQYEINDRTRLSLAIDNLLDKDPPRDPTYSGYPYYDTSWFSATGRSYYLQLTHKFGGAGGL; this is encoded by the coding sequence ATGAAGACGCACCTTCTTCGCGCCAGCGCTCTGGCGGGGGTGGCCGGGCTCATGATCGTCGGCCAGGCCGGCGCCCAGACCACGGCGACCACGGGCGATGACACGGTCGAAGCACTGGTGATCACCGGCTCCCGCATCCCCCGCATCGCGACGGAAGGCCCCGCGCCGGTGACCGTGATCACCAGCGACAGCATCAAGGCCGCCGGCTTCAACAGCGTTCCGGACGTCATGCGCGCCTTGACCCAGAACGGCGGCGAGACCCAGACCCAACAATCGTCAAGCGGCATGGACTGGACGCCGGGGGCCCAACAGGTGGACCTGCGCGGCCTGGGGCCCAATCACACGCTGGTGCTGGTCAATGGCCGCCGCATCGCGGACTTTCCGCTGCCCTATAACGGCAAGAGCGCCTTCACCGACACCTCGTCGATCCCGCTGGGCATGATCGACCGGATCGAGGTCCTTAGCGGCAGCGCCTCGGCCGTCTACGGCTCCGACGCCATCTCGGGCGTGGTCAACTTCAACCTCAAGAAGAAGGTCGACGGGACGACGGTCGACGTGACTCTCGGCGGCTACGAGCGGGGGGGCGGCGCCAGCCAGCGCGTGAACGTCTCCAGCGGCTACTCCAAGGGCGACTTCGACCTGGTGATCGGCGGCGAGTTCGTCAACCAGCGTCCGATCTGGGCGTATGACCGCGACATCCAGGACAGCACCAAGGACAGCCCGAGCCGCCGCACGGCCATCGCGCGGCGCGACTTCCTGCGCATGGACCCTTCGGAAGAGGTCTATGTCGATCCGGGCGCCAACACCTGCAAGGCCCTGTCGAAGCTCAACGGCGGATCGGTCGAATACGCCAGCCGCCCCGGCTGGGGCGCCTATGACCCCGCCCTCGACGACTACGGCCCCGGCTACTACTGCGGCAGCTTCAGCTCGATCGGCTACGGCACGATCGTCAGCGAGCGCAAGAGCGCCAACGTCGTGGCCTCGCTGAACTACGCGCCGCGCGACACCCTGGCCTTCTTCGCCGACATCTCGGCCGGCTACAGCCGCACCCGGCAGTTCCAGGACGTCCTGAACTGGGAGTACCAGGACGCCAACGGCAGCGAAGACGGCATCTTCTACAACCAGTTCAGCGGCGGGCTCGACCTTTGGCACCGCAACTTCACGCCGGAGGAAATGGGCGGACTGAACAAGGGCTTCATCAAGAACGTCTCGCGCACCTTCAGCATTACGCCGGGCGTCAAGGGCGCTCTGGGCGGCGGCTGGGACTACGAGGCCTTCTATAATTTCAGCCAGTACAAGTCCTCGATCAGCTGGCCCAAGGTGGTCACCTCCAAGGCCACCGCCTTCTTCCTGGGTCCGCAACGGGGCGTTGACGCCGATAGCGGCTACGCCATCTTCAACGCCAATCCGACGCGCCTCTATACGCCCCTGACCCCGTCCGAGTTCGAGTCGATCACGGCGCGCACCACCTACCGACCGATCGCGCGCCAGCAGGGCGTGTCGTTCCAGGTCAACAAGGCCGACCTCTTCCGCCTGCCGGCCGGCCCCGTCGGCTTCGCCGCAGTCGCCGAGTACGGCCACCAGTCCTACCGGCTGGGTCTCGATCCGCTGGCGACCGTCAACTACTACTACGGCCTGCGCGACGCCGACGGTTCAGGCTCGCGCGATCGCTGGGGCGTGGGCTACGAGTTCCGGGTTCCGCTGCTGCGGAGCCTCGAGCTGTCCACCGCCGGTCGCTACGACGGCTACAAGTACGGCGGCAACACGATCGACAAGTTCACCTACAACGGCGGCCTGGAGTGGCGGCCGCTGAAGACCGTGTTGCTGCGCGCCGCTTACGGCACCGGCTTCCGCGCGCCGGACCTGCACTATGTCTTCGCCAAGGAGGGTATCAGCCACCCGTCCGGCACCGACTACTACCGTTGTCGGATCGAGGAGCCGGGCGAGGACATCGGCGACTGCAGCTATGCCGACGAGGGACTGGTCAAGGTTCGCCTCGGCAACGCCAAGCTGAAGCCCGAAACGTCGAAGTCGCTCAACTACGGGGCCGTCTGGTCACCCGTTCGCAACTTCGACATCTCGGTCGACTACTTCCGGGTAGAGCTGGACAACGCGGTGCTCGACATGAGCCTGGACAGCGTTCTGCGACAGGAGGCCGACTGCCGGATCGGCAAGACCTCGGCCGGCACGCCCGTCAGCGCCGCCTCGCCGACCTGCGTCGACGCCCTGGCGCGCGTGAAGCGCAACCCGCTGACCGCCACGATCAATCCGGGCGCGATCAGCACCGTGACCATCAATCCGATCAACGTCGCCACCGAGCGGACGACCGGCGTCGACGTCGCGGCCCACTATCGCTGGCCGACGAGCAGCTTCGGCACGTTCAATTTCAGCCTGGCGCACACCTGGGTGCACAACCATACCAGCCGCCAATATCCGGGCGATCCCATCAAGAACCAGCTGGCCTTCGACAGCGGTTACGTCATCCCGCGCACCAAGAGCAGCGCGGCGATCAACTGGACCCTCGACGACCTGAGCATCGGCCTGCACGGCCAACGCCTGGACCGCATCGCCAACTACAACGAGGACGGCTGGACCAAGGCGACATACCTGGTCAACGCCACGGTTCAGTACGAGATCAACGACCGCACGCGCCTCAGCCTGGCCATCGACAATCTGTTGGACAAGGACCCGCCGCGCGACCCGACCTATTCGGGATATCCGTACTACGACACCTCATGGTTCTCCGCGACGGGACGCAGCTACTACCTGCAGCTGACCCACAAGTTCGGCGGCGCCGGCGGCCTTTGA
- a CDS encoding isoaspartyl peptidase/L-asparaginase family protein, giving the protein MTLPTLLRLTLLALCGLAVSTPTLAAPAGEAKWSLAVHGGAGVLERGELTPEKDKAFRAGLDAALDAGARILKAGGSSLDAVEAAVRVLEDNPLFNAGKGAVFTAEGRNELDAAIMDGATLKAGAVAGVTRTRNPISLARAVMEKSPHVLLAREGADQFSKEMGLEQAPPAYFYTEERWKQLLAWRKDHRAMLDPTHLFGTVGAVALDQKGHVAAATSTGGMTGKRWARIGDSPIIGAGTYARDGVCAVSATGSGEYFIRESAARQVCDRLAWKGETVQQAADGTMAAITKIGGDGGLIAIDGEGRAAFGMNDLGMYRGAISSAAPTPRTAIYADEPSPR; this is encoded by the coding sequence ATGACGCTCCCAACCCTTCTCCGCCTGACTCTTCTCGCGCTCTGCGGCCTAGCCGTCTCGACGCCGACCCTGGCCGCGCCGGCGGGCGAGGCCAAATGGTCGCTCGCCGTGCATGGCGGCGCCGGGGTCCTCGAACGCGGGGAACTGACGCCCGAGAAGGACAAGGCGTTCCGCGCGGGTCTGGACGCGGCGCTCGATGCGGGCGCGCGGATCCTGAAGGCCGGCGGCTCCAGTCTGGACGCCGTCGAGGCCGCCGTTCGAGTTCTGGAGGACAACCCCCTGTTCAACGCCGGCAAGGGCGCGGTCTTCACGGCCGAGGGGCGTAACGAGTTGGATGCGGCGATCATGGACGGCGCGACCCTGAAGGCCGGCGCGGTGGCCGGCGTCACGCGCACGCGCAATCCGATCAGCCTGGCGCGCGCGGTCATGGAGAAGTCGCCTCACGTCCTGCTGGCGCGCGAAGGCGCGGACCAGTTCTCCAAAGAGATGGGCCTGGAACAGGCGCCGCCCGCGTATTTCTACACCGAGGAGCGTTGGAAACAGTTGCTGGCCTGGCGGAAGGATCACCGCGCCATGCTGGATCCCACCCACCTCTTCGGCACGGTCGGGGCGGTGGCTCTCGATCAGAAGGGCCATGTCGCAGCCGCCACCTCGACGGGCGGCATGACTGGCAAGCGCTGGGCTCGGATCGGCGACAGCCCGATCATCGGCGCGGGAACCTACGCGCGCGACGGGGTCTGCGCCGTCTCGGCCACCGGCTCGGGCGAGTACTTCATCCGGGAGAGCGCTGCGCGCCAGGTTTGCGATCGTCTGGCCTGGAAGGGCGAGACCGTTCAACAGGCCGCAGACGGCACGATGGCGGCGATTACCAAGATCGGCGGCGACGGCGGCCTGATCGCGATCGACGGTGAAGGACGCGCGGCGTTCGGCATGAACGATCTAGGCATGTATCGTGGCGCGATTTCCTCGGCGGCGCCGACGCCGCGCACGGCGATCTACGCCGACGAGCCTTCACCGCGTTGA
- a CDS encoding M61 family metallopeptidase, giving the protein MTSKLALAACLALATSPAALAAPKAAPPTPPIPIARAADYPGVIDLKVDVSDTTRKVFRVTETLPVSPGPLVLSLPKWIPGEHSPSAQIVLMSGFTVTTDDGRRLAWRRDPVEMTAFHIDVPVGVRSLTLRLEQPTAQPGGPVRIAVTPNLVLLKWTAVALYPAGYEVGRIMVRPTLTIPTGWSLATALDGAETNGATTRFAPTSFETLMDSPVYAGRHKAAFDLDPGATRPVRLTVFADSPKDLKATPTQIDIHRRLVQQADKLFGGARNFDHYDFLLSLNPTVGYLGAEHQRSSENGYSSAGYFTAWDTAFTGRDILAHEYVHAWNGKHRRPADLWTPDYTTPMRNSLLWVYEGLTEYYGDTLATRSGLYSSEQMRQRLALIAANAEATPGRGWRSLRDTTNAYIMNSAGGTGSTSWLRSLDYYEEGQLLWLDVDTLIRERTHGAKSLDDFARAFFGVDDGDMTVSTYEVEDVFSALNAVTPYDWAAFINARLDGHDRAPLDGLTRAGWRLVFEAQPSAYVAAYEKDAETSLLTFSLGAEIGWDGAVKEVLWDGPLFRAGVIAGSRIVKVNGKPYAPETLKAAILTAAKPGAPAIVLGVRADDRDRVVRLAYHGGPRYPRLRRLPQTPDRLGQILSPR; this is encoded by the coding sequence ATGACGTCCAAGCTGGCATTGGCCGCGTGCCTGGCGCTGGCGACCTCCCCGGCGGCGCTGGCCGCCCCCAAGGCGGCCCCTCCGACCCCACCGATTCCGATCGCCCGGGCGGCGGACTACCCCGGCGTGATCGACCTCAAGGTCGACGTCAGCGACACGACACGGAAGGTCTTTAGGGTCACCGAGACCCTTCCCGTCTCGCCCGGCCCGCTGGTTCTGTCGCTTCCCAAGTGGATCCCGGGAGAGCACTCGCCCAGCGCCCAGATCGTGCTGATGAGCGGCTTCACCGTCACGACCGACGACGGCCGGCGGCTGGCGTGGCGGCGCGATCCGGTCGAGATGACCGCTTTCCACATTGATGTCCCGGTCGGCGTCCGGTCCCTCACCCTTCGACTGGAACAACCCACCGCCCAGCCCGGCGGACCCGTTCGGATCGCCGTCACCCCAAACCTCGTGCTACTGAAATGGACCGCCGTCGCGCTGTATCCCGCCGGCTACGAGGTGGGTCGGATCATGGTCCGGCCAACCCTGACCATCCCGACCGGCTGGAGCCTGGCCACCGCGCTGGATGGAGCCGAGACCAACGGGGCGACGACGCGTTTCGCGCCCACCAGCTTCGAGACCTTGATGGATTCCCCGGTTTACGCCGGACGTCACAAGGCCGCCTTCGATCTCGATCCCGGCGCGACGCGGCCCGTCCGACTGACCGTGTTTGCGGACTCGCCCAAGGACCTGAAGGCGACGCCGACGCAGATCGACATCCATCGCCGGCTCGTGCAGCAGGCGGACAAGCTGTTCGGCGGCGCGCGGAATTTCGACCACTACGACTTCCTGCTCAGCCTGAACCCCACCGTCGGCTACCTGGGCGCCGAGCACCAGAGATCCAGCGAGAATGGCTACAGCTCGGCCGGCTACTTCACCGCCTGGGACACCGCCTTCACCGGACGGGACATCCTGGCCCACGAATATGTCCACGCCTGGAACGGCAAGCACCGCCGCCCGGCGGATCTATGGACGCCTGACTACACGACGCCGATGCGCAACAGCCTGTTGTGGGTCTATGAGGGGCTGACCGAGTACTACGGCGATACGCTGGCGACGCGTTCGGGCCTGTATTCTTCCGAGCAGATGCGCCAGCGGCTGGCCCTGATCGCGGCCAACGCCGAGGCGACGCCGGGGCGCGGCTGGCGCAGTCTGCGCGACACGACGAACGCCTACATCATGAATTCGGCCGGCGGCACGGGCTCCACCAGCTGGCTGCGATCGCTCGACTACTACGAGGAAGGCCAGCTGCTCTGGCTGGACGTCGACACGCTGATCCGCGAACGCACCCACGGCGCCAAGTCGCTGGACGACTTCGCCCGGGCGTTCTTCGGGGTGGACGACGGTGACATGACGGTCTCGACCTACGAGGTCGAGGACGTCTTCAGCGCCTTGAACGCGGTCACGCCCTACGACTGGGCCGCGTTCATCAACGCCCGCCTGGACGGCCACGATCGCGCCCCCCTGGATGGCCTGACGCGCGCCGGCTGGCGCCTGGTCTTCGAAGCCCAACCGTCGGCCTATGTCGCCGCCTATGAGAAGGATGCAGAGACCAGCCTGCTGACCTTCTCGCTGGGGGCTGAGATCGGCTGGGACGGCGCGGTCAAGGAGGTTCTGTGGGACGGCCCGCTGTTCCGCGCGGGCGTGATCGCCGGCAGCCGCATCGTCAAGGTCAACGGCAAGCCCTACGCCCCCGAAACCTTGAAGGCCGCGATCCTCACCGCCGCCAAGCCAGGCGCGCCAGCCATCGTTCTGGGCGTCAGGGCCGATGATCGGGACCGCGTGGTCAGGCTCGCTTATCACGGCGGCCCCAGGTACCCGCGCCTGCGCCGTCTGCCCCAAACGCCCGATCGCCTCGGGCAGATTCTCTCCCCGCGCTAG
- a CDS encoding Lrp/AsnC family transcriptional regulator — protein MTKSDDRALSDLDRRLLAMLREDSRQPVTKLAGDLGLSRANVYARLSRLEELGVIGGYTVRLGESYDRRLIRAQVMIKAQLKHAKTIEESLAAIAELSALHAISGEYDLIAVVEAETVGELNTLIDRIGEIEGIERTTSSILLATKVLR, from the coding sequence GTGACGAAATCAGATGACCGAGCGCTGAGCGATCTGGATCGCCGTCTGCTGGCGATGCTGCGCGAGGACTCGCGCCAGCCCGTGACCAAGCTGGCCGGCGACCTCGGTCTGTCGCGCGCCAATGTCTATGCCCGGCTGAGCCGGCTGGAGGAGCTCGGGGTCATCGGCGGCTACACCGTGCGGCTTGGCGAGTCCTACGACCGACGGCTTATCCGCGCCCAGGTGATGATCAAGGCCCAGCTGAAGCACGCCAAGACCATTGAGGAGTCGCTGGCGGCCATCGCCGAGCTCTCGGCGCTTCACGCGATCAGCGGCGAGTACGACCTGATCGCGGTGGTCGAGGCCGAGACCGTCGGCGAACTCAATACGCTGATCGATCGGATCGGAGAGATCGAGGGCATCGAGCGAACGACGTCGTCGATCCTGCTGGCGACGAAAGTGCTGCGATAA